A single Anopheles funestus chromosome 2RL, idAnoFuneDA-416_04, whole genome shotgun sequence DNA region contains:
- the LOC125761923 gene encoding uncharacterized protein LOC125761923, whose amino-acid sequence MFRLCIILTAVLLPIAVLGAPTVHLQDYARETSTADDYNAAQPDSESSQSNVKPQVVEPTWITVTMPPTSYTPTGTDPKPHTMQPYTSYVVVPPVQQPMAGSWPSYYPNMPVLPYGYPYPHPYPYPQPYSHNHLCNQQTSPYRVI is encoded by the exons atgtttcgtttgtgcATTATACTCACAGCAGTGCTGCTACCGATCGCAGTGCTGGGTGCTCCAACTGTG CACTTACAGGACTACGCAAGAGAGACTTCTACCGCAGACGACTACAATGCCGCTCAGCCTGACAGCGAATCGTCTCAATCCAATGTCAAACCACAAGTTGTGGAGCCCACCTGGATCACGGTAACGATGCCTCCGACGAGCTATACACCGACCGGGACCGATCCAAAGCCGCATACAATGCAACCGTACACTAGCTACGTAGTTGTACCACCTGTCCAACAACCGATGGCAGGATCGTGGCCATCGTACTATCCCAACATGCCAGTACTACCGTATGGGTATCCGTATCCGCATCCGTATCCGTATCCGCAACCGTATTCCCACAACCATTTGTGCAATCAGCAAACGAGCCCGTACCGTGTGATATAA
- the LOC125761908 gene encoding monocarboxylate transporter 7, whose protein sequence is MAASVVHEVRYRRVPPEGGWGLLVGVGMAMMFVVTLGSLPSFGLMFGDFLTELGEETSAIALITSCFFSALSFAGLFTNTLMKKTSCRTVGLIGAVSYIIGSMMTIFVRSTNELLISFAVFQGAGFGLMIPVSYTTFNAYFVEKRVVMMSVAQTLIGLGTMFYPIFIQRSMDAFGFRGCMAVLAAVNSHTLVAMLVMHPVQWHMRRVPLDSNSSVEYGPVPTTTMTEEKSKTDDEFQELPAGRGLSQRNTKLRGSRRASSIPGLGNWSGPVVVSDSTERDTKPATKWQILVDFLDLTLLKDPIYVNIVLGISFALYSDLAFFTLQPMYLFMLAFSKADVSLIIAIGAGADLISRIFLAISSTCLNIKARYVYLAGALFTIVARFGFLCVFDFYGMAIVTAIMGFLRTWIHVPLPLVFSEYLPQERFPSGYGLFMFLQGNITFAIGPIVGYIRDVTGSYTVSFHCLTLVMALCVIPWFFEICYYRLKRRARKGEPVQHVTIPMIQETKA, encoded by the exons ATGGCCGCAAGTGTAGTGCACGAAGTCCGGTACCGCCGCGTACCGCCCGAAGGTGGCTGGGGTTTGCTGGTTGGCGTAGGCATGGCGATGATGTTCGTCGTGACGCTCGGTTCGCTACCCTCATTCGGGTTAATGTTTGGTGATTTCCTGACGGAACTGGGCGAGGAAACGAGTGCCATTGCGCTCATCACCAGTTGTTTCTTCAGCGCGCTTAGTTTCGCCGGTCTGTTCACCAACACGCTGATGAAGAAAACGTCCTGCCGAACCGTTGGGTTAATAGGTGCCGTGTCCTACATCATCGGCAGCATGATGACCATCTTTGTGCGCTCCACCAACGAGCTACTGATCTCCTTCGCCGTCTTTCAGG GCGCTGGTTTCGGGCTGATGATTCCGGTGTCCTACACGACGTTCAACGCCTACTTCGTGGAGAAGCGGGTAGTGATGATGAGCGTGGCCCAAACCCTGATCGGTCTCGGCACCATGTTCTATCCCATCTTCATCCAGCGGTCCATGGATGCGTTTGGCTTTAGGGGGTGTATGGCGGTACTGGCGGCGGTAAACAGCCACACACTGGTCGCCATGCTCGTGATGCATCCGGTCCAGTGGCATATGCGGCGTGTACCGCTGGATTCTAATTCCAGCGTCGAGTACGGTCCGGTACCCACAACGACAATGACGGAGGAAAAGTCTAAGACCGACGATGAGTTCCAGGAGCTGCCGGCTGGACGGGGCCTCAGTCAACGGAACACCAAACTGAGAGGTTCCCGCCGGGCGTCATCGATACCGGGACTGGGCAATTGGTCCGGGCCAGTGGTCGTTAGTGACAGCACGGAACGTGACACCAAACCGGCTACCAAGTGGCAAATACTGGTCGACTTCCTTGACCTGACGCTGCTGAAGGATCCAATTTACGTCAACATCGTACTCGGCATCTCGTTCGCTCTCTACTCGGATCTGGCCTTCTTCACCTTGCAGCCAATGTATCTCTTCATGCTGGCATTCAGCAAG GCGGACGTTTCGCTAATCATCGCCATCGGTGCCGGGGCGGATCTAATATCGCGCATCTTTCTGGCCATTTCCAGCACATGCCTGAACATTAAGGCCCGCTACGTCTATCTTGCTGGGGCACTTTTTACCATTGTGGCACGTTTtg GATTTTTGTGCGTGTTCGATTTTTACGGTATGGCCATCGTAACCGCCATCATGGGGTTCCTCCGCACCTGGATTCACGTTCCATTACCGCTGGTGTTTTCCGAGTATCTGCCCCAGGAACG GTTTCCTTCCGGCTAtggattgtttatgtttctgcAGGGAAACATTACGTTTGCGATCGGTCCGATAGTGGGCTACATCCGTGACGTCACCGGAAGCTACACCGTTTCGTTCCACTGTCTAACGCTCGTGATGGCACTCTGCGTGATACCGTGGTTCTTCGAAATATGCTACTACCGGCTGAAGCGCAGGGCGCGAAAAGGCGAACCCGTGCAGCACGTGACGATACCAATGATTCAAGAAACGAAGGCGTGA
- the LOC125761905 gene encoding glycogen [starch] synthase, which translates to MSRRYSRVESSSDLMQFLDRGHSANTENRWTFEIAWEVANKVGGIYTVIRSKAFVSTEELGDQYCLIGPYKEASARTEVEACEFPSNGPFYRAVTAMRNQGYKVHCGRWLVDGNPQIILFDIGSAAWKMDGYKQELWDSSNIGIPHLDIECNDAIILGYTVASFIDEFKRCAEVYSHENEYGPPRIVAHFHEWQAGVGLIAIRTRQVDVATVFTTHATLLGRYLCAGNTDFYNNLDKFPVDEEAGKRQIYHRYCLERAASHLSHVFTTVSEITGYEAEHLLKRKPDIITPNGLNVKKFAAIHEFQNMHAMAKEKIHEFTRGHFYGHFNFNIEKTLYMFIAGRYEFTNKGADIFIEALARLNHMLKSNNSDVTVVAFLIFPAKTNNFNVESLRGHAVTKQLRDTINSIQQDIGKRMYETCLQGQLPEGTEILTKEDIVKIKRCLYALQRDGNPPVTTHNVVDDWNDPVLDSIRRCHLFNTKYDRVKVVFHPEFLNSTNPLFGLDYEEFVRGCHLGVFPSYYEPWGYTPAECTVMGIPSITTNLSGFGCFMHEHVADPKSYGIYIVDRRHVGLEESVQQLSKYMFEFSKLNRRQRIIQRNRTERLSDLLDWRNLGIYYRQARVKALQRVYPDYVDESTEYLKRATDFTYPRPISAPPSPSSSRHTTPAPSLHGSDDEQDSVDSEEELQELKMNSHH; encoded by the exons ATGAGTCGTCGATATTCGCGCGTCGAGTCCAGCTCGGATCTGATGCAGTTCCTGGACCGGGGTCATTCGGCTAACACGGAAAACCGATGGACATTCGAGATAGCGTGGGAAGTGGCTAATAAAG TTGGAGGCATATACACGGTCATTCGCTCAAAGGCGTTCGTCTCGACCGAGGAGCTGGGAGATCAATACTGCTTGATTGGACCATACAAGGAAGCATCCGCACGCACCGAGGTAGAAGCCTGCGAGTTTCCCAGCAATGGTCCCTTCTATCGTGCTGTCACCGCGATGCGTAATCAAGGCTATAAAGTGCACTGCGGGCGATGGTTGGTAGATGGCAATCCACAGATTATCCTGTTTGACATCGGTTCGGCGGCATGGAAAATGGACGGTTACAAACAGGAGCTCTGGGATTCATCTAACATTGGTATTCCACATCTGGACATTGAGTGTAACGATGCGATCATTCTGGGATATACAGTTGCATCCTTCATTGATGAG TTTAAACGCTGCGCTGAGGTATATTCGCACGAGAATGAATACGGACCGCCAAGAATCGTGGCACACTTCCACGAATGGCAAGCGGGTGTCGGATTGATAGCAATTCGAACACGTCAGGTGGATGTAGCAACCGTCTTCACCACGCACGCCACCCTACTCGGACGATACCTCTGTGCAGGCAATACCGATTTCTACAACAATCTCGACAAATTCCCCGTGGATGAAGAAGCCGGGAAACGCCAAATCTATCATCGGTACTGTCTGGAGCGGGCTGCCTCACATCTATCGCACGTGTTCACCACTGTTTCGGAGATCACGGGTTACGAAGCGGAACATCTGTTGAAGCGCAAACCGGACATCATCACACCGAACGGGCTGAATGTGAAAAAGTTTGCGGCTATCCACGAGTTTCAGAACATGCACGCGATGGCGAAGGAAAAGATACACGAGTTTACGCGGGGTCACTTTTACGGACACTTTAACTTCAATATTGAAAAGACGCTGTACATGTTCATAGCGGGTCGGTACGAGTTTACAAACAAGGGGGCGGACATTTTCATCGAGGCGCTGGCTCGTTTGAATCACATGCTGAAGTCGAACAACTCGGACGTAACGGTGGTGGCATTTCTAATCTTTCCGGCTAAAACTAACAACTTTAACGTGGAGTCATTGCGCGGTCATGCGGTCACAAAACAGTTGCGAGACACGATTAACAGCATACAGCAGGATATTGGGAAGCGAATGTACGAGACGTGTCTCCAGGGTCAGCTACCCGAGGGTACTGAGATACTGACGAAAGAGGATATCGTTAAGATCAAGCGTTGTCTGTATGCACTGCAAAGGGATGGCAATCCACCCGTTACTACGCACAACGTGGTCGATGATTGGAATGATCCGGTACTGGACTCGATCCGTCGGTGTCACCTCTTCAACACCAAGTACGATCGTGTGAAGGTTGTGTTCCATCCCGAGTTCCTCAACTCGACCAACCCACTGTTTGGGCTTGACTATGAAGAATTCGTACGCGGTTGCCATCTAGGTGTCTTTCCGTCCTACTACGAACCATGGGGATATACACCGGCCGAATGTACAGTGATGGGAATACCGAGTATCACTACGAATCTGTCTGGGTTCGGATGCTTCATGCACGAACACGTGGCCGATCCTAAATCTTACGGTATCTATATCGTCGATCGCCGTCATGTCGGGCTGGAAGAGAGCGTACAACAGCTATCAAAGTATATGTTCGAGTTTTCCAAACTTAACCGTCGCCAACGTATCATCCAGCGCAATCGTACGGAGCGGTTGAGCGATCTTTTGGATTGGAGAAATTTAGGAATT TATTACCGCCAAGCTAGAGTGAAAGCTTTGCAAAGAGTGTATCCCGATTATGTGGATGAGTCGACTGAATACTTAAAGCGAGCCACTGACTTTACATATCCGCGACCGATCAGTGCCCCACCAAGTCCTAGCTCATCCA GACACACCACACCGGCGCCTTCCTTGCACGGTTCGGATGATGAGCAAGATTCGGTTGATTCGGAAGAAGAGCTACAGGAGCTTAAAATGAACTCGCACCACTAG